The following proteins are co-located in the Candidatus Methylomirabilota bacterium genome:
- a CDS encoding LEA type 2 family protein, whose translation MYELRILNPNDFALEVTGLDFQLDVNGIQLARGLSNEEITVPRLGESIVSVMISTTVLDIVRQIENLSQQQEMFYEFRGRFHLGNAAVGSVPFERSAKYTPWAH comes from the coding sequence GTGTATGAGCTGCGAATATTAAACCCGAACGATTTCGCCCTTGAAGTCACTGGGCTCGATTTTCAACTAGACGTAAATGGGATCCAGTTGGCGCGCGGGCTTAGCAACGAAGAGATTACAGTTCCACGCCTCGGGGAATCTATCGTGTCTGTTATGATAAGCACGACGGTTCTCGACATTGTTCGTCAAATCGAAAATCTCAGCCAGCAGCAGGAGATGTTTTATGAGTTCAGGGGACGGTTTCACCTCGGCAACGCTGCCGTAGGGAGCGTACCTTTCGAGCGTTCGGCCAAGTACACCCCCTGGGCCCACTGA